One Saccharomyces kudriavzevii IFO 1802 strain IFO1802 genome assembly, chromosome: 7 DNA segment encodes these proteins:
- the CBP4 gene encoding Cbp4p (similar to Saccharomyces cerevisiae CBP4 (YGR174C); ancestral locus Anc_5.186), translated as MERPLWVRWLKVYAIGGAIIGSGFLLFKYTTPTDEQLISQLSPELRLQYEREKKLRLSEQQALMKIVKETSQSDDPIWKTGPLQSPWERNGNNVQSRDHFAKVRAEEVQKEELARIRNELSQLKSETEEKTKEIVQDKKGKSWWRIW; from the coding sequence ATGGAAAGGCCATTATGGGTACGTTGGTTGAAAGTTTATGCAATCGGTGGTGCCATTATTGGAAGTGGGTTTCTACTTTTCAAGTATACAACACCAACAGATGAACAATTAATCAGCCAGCTTTCCCCTGAGCTACGTTTACAATATGAGCGGGAGAAAAAGCTCCGCCTGTCAGAGCAGCAGgcattgatgaagattGTCAAGGAAACCTCTCAAAGTGACGATCCTATTTGGAAGACAGGACCCCTTCAGTCGCCATGGGAAAGAAATGGTAATAACGTTCAAAGCAGAGACCATTTTGCCAAAGTACGGGCGGAGGAGGTtcagaaagaagaattagCCAGAATTAGGAATGAACTGTCGCAATTAAAATCTGAAACCGAGGAGAAGACAAAGGAAATAGTGCAGGATAAGAAAGGTAAAAGTTGGTGGAGAATCTGGTAA
- the LSO2 gene encoding Lso2p (similar to Saccharomyces cerevisiae YGR169C-A and YJR005C-A; ancestral locus Anc_5.173): protein MGKRFTESAAKKAAGLARKRNQAHAKQREEMEQLEAEEASKWEEGSKRENARKLEEEQKKQEKIRAKKERDALLAAEEQQLGKGGKGKRRLK, encoded by the coding sequence atgggtaaAAGGTTTACAGAATCCGCCGCCAAAAAAGCAGCTGGTTTGGCAAGGAAAAGGAACCAGGCTCATGCTAAGcaaagagaagaaatgGAACAGCTAGAAGCAGAGGAGGCCTCTAAGTGGGAAGAAGGAtcgaaaagagaaaatgcCAGAAAACTAGAAGAggagcaaaaaaaacaggagAAAATAAGAGCTAAGAAGGAGCGTGACGCATTGCTGGCCGCAGAGGAACAGCAACTGGGCAAGGGTGGCAAAGGTAAAAGAAGATTGAAATGA
- the MSM1 gene encoding methionine--tRNA ligase MSM1 (similar to Saccharomyces cerevisiae MSM1 (YGR171C); ancestral locus Anc_5.176) translates to MQCRSVAHRLYSKASHITTPIFYPNAKPHLGHLYSSLLCDVRHRWQLLKGHVSLFTTGTDEHGLKIQIASETNGFDQPKKFVDKLYLDFVQLDKIYDISYTRFIRTTDPDHIENVIRLWELCLKNGFIYKGDHKGWYSISDETFYPESKVIKDPKHEGKYLNTESNNEVCYQSETNYFFKLSLFERKLHNHIKNNPDFIFPSSKKDQILKELEAGGNLPDLSISRPSARLKWGIPTPNDPSQRVYVWFDALCNYLSSVGGIPSILHDTTEVVSKHQDARLNEETQLTIPHPREIWKNTIHVIGKDIAKFHTIYWPSFLFAAGLPLPKQIVVHGHWLCNGVKMSKSLGNVVDPIVMAKYYGADIVRWFLLENSKLEEDGDFQESKLFETRELLVSKWGNLINRCCGSKFNIERAVTKFSCKGDLNLQKIFQNEPQTSQRVENLLELLDKSKEVFDEKIAIFQYSQLLKYVWGIINDANTLVQNSKPWEREVDQQDAIIFLSMETSRILSILCQPIMPSLSQRLLDRIDVSKEKRTITYTKLGSDETYGKHSNLRGREVPLKKIAYRLSEQVMDIK, encoded by the coding sequence atgcaATGCAGGTCAGTGGCTCATCGCTTATACTCCAAGGCCTCCCACATAACGACGCCAATTTTCTATCCCAATGCTAAACCACACCTTGGCCATCTGTACTCCAGTTTATTATGCGACGTTCGTCATCGATGGCAGCTGTTGAAAGGACATGTATCCTTATTTACCACAGGCACTGATGAACATGGACTGAAAATCCAAATAGCCAGTGAAACTAATGGATTTGATCAGCCAAAAAAGTTTGTAGATAAGCTATACCTAGATTTTGTTCAATTGGACAAAATATATGATATCAGTTACACTAGATTCATAAGAACCACAGATCCTGATCATATTGAAAACGTGATAAGACTCTGGGAACTATGTTTAAAAAATGGCTTTATTTACAAAGGTGACCATAAAGGTTGGTATTCAATTTCTGATGAAACATTTTATCCAGAATCAAAGGTTATTAAAGATCCTAAACACGAAGGTAAATATTTGAATACTGAATCTAATAATGAAGTATGTTATCAATCGGAAacaaattattttttcaaattatctCTATTTGAGAGGAAACTACATAACCACATAAAGAACAACCcagattttatttttccttcctcCAAGAAAGATCAAATACTAAAAGAGCTAGAAGCTGGTGGGAATTTACCAGATTTGTCGATATCAAGACCCTCTGCACGGCTCAAGTGGGGTATACCGACTCCTAATGATCCGTCCCAAAGAGTTTATGTGTGGTTTGATGCCTTATGTAACTACCTTTCCTCTGTCGGCGGAATACCCTCCATCCTCCATGACACTACCGAGGTGGTTTCAAAACATCAGGACGCTAGATTAAATGAGGAGACTCAATTGACAATACCACATCCGAGGGAAATTTGGAAGAATACGATCCATGTAATAGGCAAAGACATCGCCAAATTTCATACCATATACTGGCCTTCTTTCTTATTCGCTGCTGGATTGCCTTTACCAAAGCAAATTGTCGTTCATGGACACTGGCTATGTAATGGAGTGAAAATGTCAAAAAGTCTCGGCAATGTTGTAGATCCAATTGTCATGGCAAAGTATTATGGCGCCGATATTGTGCGTTGGTTCTTATTagaaaattccaagttggaGGAGGATGGTGATTTTCAAGAATCAAAATTATTCGAAACAAGAGAGTTGCTAGTCTCCAAATGGGGTAATCTGATTAATAGATGTTGCGGCTCAAAGTTTAATATTGAAAGAGCTGTAACGAAGTTTAGTTGTAAGGGGGATCTAAACTTgcaaaaaatctttcaaaatgaacCACAGACTTCTCAACGAGTTGAAAATCTGCTTGAATTATTGGACAAATCAAAGGAGGTATTTGACGAAAAAATAGCTATATTCCAGTATTCTCAACTGTTAAAATACGTCTGGGGTATAATCAACGACGCAAATACCTTGGTTCAAAATAGTAAGCCTTGGGAGAGAGAAGTCGACCAACAGGATGCCATAATATTCTTGTCTATGGAAACCTCAAGAATACTATCTATTTTGTGTCAGCCTATAATGCCATCTCTTTCACAGCGCCTTCTAGATCGCATTGACGTTTCGAAGGAGAAAAGGACAATAACCTACACTAAATTGGGGTCCGATGAAACTTACGGAAAACATTCTAATCTGAGAGGCAGAGAAGtgccattgaagaaaatcgcATACAGGTTATCGGAGCAAGTAATGGACATTAAGTGA
- the YIP1 gene encoding transporter YIP1 (similar to Saccharomyces cerevisiae YIP1 (YGR172C); ancestral locus Anc_5.177), with product MSFYSANNSANNGGGFYQPSAQFAVPQGSMSFQNTVGSSNTGNDNNLGVAPDPLPVGILHALSTKGYAHEPPLLEEIGINFDHIITKTKMVLIPIRFGNGVPQEILNDSDLAGPLIFFLLFGLFLLMAGKVHFGYIYGVALFGTISLHNLSKLMSNNDTSIQTNLQFFNTASILGYSFLPLCFLSLLGIFHGLNNTTGYVISVLFVIWSTWTSSGFLNSLLQLQNARLLIAYPLLIFYSVFALMVIFV from the coding sequence ATGTCTTTCTACAGTGCTAATAATAGTGCTAATAATGGCGGTGGATTTTATCAGCCTTCCGCACAATTTGCCGTTCCTCAGGGGTCTATGAGTTTCCAAAATACCGTGGGCTCTTCCAATACTGGAAACGACAACAATTTGGGTGTCGCCCCTGACCCTTTACCAGTAGGCATTCTACATGCTCTTTCCACAAAAGGGTATGCGCATGAACCTCCgttattggaagaaattggaaTTAATTTCGATCATATtataacaaaaacaaaaatggtTCTAATACCAATACGTTTTGGTAATGGTGTAccacaagaaattttaaatGATTCAGATTTGGCTGGGCctttgatattctttttgttatttGGTCTTTTCCTGCTGATGGCAGGGAAAGTTCACTTTGGGTATATTTATGGTGTCGCTTTGTTCGGCACCATTTCTTTGCACAATTTATCGAAATTGATGAGCAATAACGATACCTCCATCCAAACAAACttacaatttttcaatactGCATCTATTTTAGGGTATAGTTTTTTGCCTttgtgttttctttctctacTGGGCATTTTCCATGGTTTAAATAACACTACGGGTTATGTTATATCGGTACTCTTTGTGATTTGGAGCACCTGGACCTCTTCTGGGTTTTTAAATTCTTTGTTGCAATTGCAAAATGCCAGATTATTGATCGCTTATCCATTATTGATTTTCTACAGTGTTTTTGCCCTTATGGTAATTTTTGTCTGA
- the PSD2 gene encoding phosphatidylserine decarboxylase 2 (similar to Saccharomyces cerevisiae PSD2 (YGR170W); ancestral locus Anc_5.174), protein MRIIKSKKRGKNKKPTLSLKIHVIQAENIEALKAFNCNPVCFVTTNTFYSQKTTKLKNSNTHWNQTLKIKLPRNPTSEWLRVIVYDALPTGNPPATLNKSRTTTANTSTATLSNSAQNSHSQSSRNLNATSKGNQTSSSVNSMSSTATATTSHSASSLSTPSSGSMHKNKTNSYLYLGEARISLLEMFKRKDTTTSYKFSIEPQWYHLYDMKRGKKQNCSNSDCLVGDILLEFKLECNFKKMPTFQAFSCWRNDLNNYLGSVDRNKARMRSSSSLPPPLEDMLNNSSGVSGIEIQREKPYSDTELAQEGDMEEEEDIEAENETYDEEYIDDVNSSDSMSTGRRYDIDNDTVYDSISEVVSLNDEELDILNDFEDADHSSVVDMNVRDIDEDAHISLSSMITALDEYDVVEPEDVVGLPAMSENDITSVDDEESENQRGSDEEFDIYNEDENEDSDSQSNEYIGSRLLHLQKGKHKKSYASYLYRRAKSNFFISKREHAMGVVFMHIEAIKNLPALRNRLSKTNYEMDPFIVISFGRRVFKTSWRKHTLNPEFNEYAAFEVFPHETNFAFSIKVVDKDSFSFNDDVAKCELAWFDMLRQQQHENEWIPYEIPLNLTVEPAYSPKQPTLYSHFKYVSYTSLKNSFWKEAVDTSVNLEKLDIVQVMLYLERLGSFTMANSFELFQHFNKSAWAGESITRSQLVEGLQLWRKSTNFRRIWTCPRCSRSCKSTRNARRSKLVLENDLITHFAICTFSKEHKTLKPSYVSSAFASKRWFSRVLIKLTYGKYALGSNNANILVQDRDTGIIIEEKISAHVKLGMRIIYNGKSPESKKFRSLLKTLSVRQGKKFDSTASAKQIEPFIKFHSLDLSQCRDNDFKTFNEFFYRKLKPGSRLPESTNKEIFFSPADSRCTVFSTIQESKEIWIKGRKFSIKKLANKYKPETFSDSKCSIGIFRLAPQDYHRFHSPCNGKVGKPIYVDGEYYTVNPMAVRSELDVFGENIRVIIPIDSPQFGKLLYIPIGAMMVGSILLTCKENDAVESGQELGYFKFGGSTIVIVIPHKNFMFDSDLVKNSSECIETLVKVGMSIGHTSNVNELKRVRIKVEDPKKIERIKRTISVSDENARDAGNASWEYHTLREMMNKGFTEL, encoded by the coding sequence ATGAGAATCATCAAAAGTAAAAAGCGAGGTAAGAACAAGAAACCAACCCTTTCTTTAAAAATTCATGTCATTCAAGCGGAGAATATTGAAGCTTTAAAAGCCTTCAATTGCAACCCGGTATGCTTTGTCACTACCAATACATTCTACAGTCAGAAGACTACCAAGCTGAAGAACTCAAATACACACTGGAATCAAACTTTGAAGATCAAGCTTCCGAGAAATCCAACATCGGAATGGTTAAGAGTCATAGTATATGACGCATTGCCAACTGGCAACCCTCCCGCTACACTCAACAAATCAAGAACAACTACTGCGAATACTTCAACAGCCACGCTGTCGAATTCCGCTCAAAATTCTCACTCTCAGTCGTCCAGGAATTTGAATGCAACGTCCAAAGGTAATCAAACATCATCATCCGTCAATTCAATGTCATCCACAGCTACAGCAACCACTTCGCATTCTGCTTCCTCCCTTTCAACGCCAAGCTCTGGCTCGATGCACAAAAATAAGACAAATAGCTATCTGTATCTTGGTGAAGCTAGAATTTCGTTGCTGgaaatgttcaaaagaaaggacACCACAACGAGCTATAAGTTTTCGATCGAACCTCAATGGTACCACCTATACGATATgaaaaggggaaaaaaacaaaattgcTCGAACTCTGACTGCTTGGTGGGCGATATCTTGCTTGAATTCAAGCTGGAATgtaatttcaagaaaatgccaACTTTTCAAGCTTTCAGTTGCTGGCGAaatgatttgaataattATCTGGGCAGCGTAGACAGAAATAAGGCCCGCATGAGATCTTCCAGTTCCTTGCCGCCTCCGCTAGAAGACATGCTGAATAATAGTTCAGGTGTTAGTGGAATCGAGATCCAACGCGAAAAACCTTATAGTGATACTGAATTAGCACAGGAGGGAGACAtggaggaggaagaagacattgaagctgaaaatgaaacgtACGATGAGGAATATATTGACGATGTCAATAGTAGCGATAGTATGTCTACGGGAAGGAGATATGATATAGACAATGATACCGTGTATGACTCTATCTCCGAAGTTGTTTCGCTAAATGACGAAGAACTAGATATTCTAAATGATTTCGAGGATGCAGATCATTCCAGTGTGGTTGACATGAATGTGCGCGATATCGATGAAGACGCACATATCAGTTTATCTTCAATGATAACAGCTCTGGATGAATATGATGTCGTAGAACCAGAAGACGTTGTAGGATTGCCTGCAATGTCGGAAAATGACATAACATCAGTagacgatgaagaatctGAAAACCAGCGCGGAAGTGATGAAGAGTTCGATATTTATAATgaggatgaaaatgaggatTCAGATTCTCAATCAAATGAATACATCGGAAGTCGACTTTTACATTTGCAAAAAGGTAAACATAAAAAATCCTATGCAAGTTACTTATACAGAAGAGCGAAaagtaatttctttatttcaaaaagggAGCATGCCATGGGGGTTGTATTCATGCATATAGAGGCGATTAAAAATTTACCCGCGTTAAGAAATAGATTGTCCAAGACTAATTATGAAATGGATCCATTTATTGTTATTTCCTTCGGCAGGAGGGTGTTCAAAACATCTTGGAGAAAACATACATTAAATCCCGAATTCAATGAATACGCCGCTTTCGAAGTATTTCCCCACGAAACCAATTTTGCTTTCAGTATTAAGGTTGTTGATAAGGactcattttcatttaatGACGACGTCGCGAAATGCGAGCTGGCTTGGTTTGATATGTTGcggcaacaacaacatgAAAATGAATGGATACCTTATGAAATACCATTGAATCTTACTGTTGAACCAGCGTATTCGCCTAAACAGCCGACCTTATATTCGCATTTCAAATATGTTTCATATACGTCGCTTAAGAACAGCTTTTGGAAAGAAGCCGTAGACACATCAGTTAATTTAGAGAAACTTGATATTGTTCAAGTAATGCTCTACCTCGAACGCCTTGGTTCATTCACGATGGctaattcttttgaattgttCCAGCATTTCAATAAATCAGCTTGGGCGGGCGAAAGCATTACTCGATCACAACTGGTTGAGGGGTTACAATTATGGAGGAAATCCACTAACTTTAGACGTATTTGGACATGCCCTAGGTGCTCACGCTCATGCAAATCAACTAGAAATGCCAGGCGCTCCAAATTggttttggaaaatgacTTGATAACGCATTTCGCTATATGCACATTCTCAAAGGAGCACAAAACTTTAAAGCCATCATACGTCTCATCTGCATTTGCCTCCAAGAGATGGTTTTCGAGAGTTTTAATAAAATTAACCTACGGTAAGTACGCTTTGGGATCTAATAATGCAAACATCTTGGTTCAAGACCGTGATACGGGGATAATTatagaggaaaaaataagcGCTCATGTGAAGTTAGGAATGAGGATTATATACAACGGTAAAAGTCCAGAGTCCAAGAAGTTTAGATCTTTATTGAAGACTTTGTCAGTTAGGCAGGGGAAGAAATTTGACAGCACTGCATCTGCTAAACAAATTGAACCCTTCATAAAGTTTCACTCGTTAGACCTTTCTCAATGCCGAGATAACGAtttcaaaacattcaatgaatttttctaCCGAAAATTAAAACCAGGAAGCCGGTTACCTGAAAGCACCAACAAggaaatctttttttcaccgGCAGATTCAAGGTGTACAGTGTTTTCAACTATACAAGAATCAAAGGAAATATGGATAAAAGGTCGGAAGTTTTCTATCAAGAAGCTAGCCAATAAGTATAAACCTGAAACATTCAGCGACAGTAAGTGCAGTATCGGCATATTTAGGCTCGCACCACAAGATTATCATCGATTTCATTCACCATGCAATGGTAAAGTTGGTAAACCTATATACGTAGACGGTGAGTATTATACCGTTAACCCAATGGCCGTTCGCAGCGAGTTAGATGTCTTCGGTGAAAATATTAGGGTTATCATCCCTATTGATTCTCCGCAGTTTGGTAAACTATTGTATATTCCCATTGGCGCAATGATGGTTGGGTCGATCCTATTGACGTGCAAAGAAAACGACGCAGTTGAGAGTGGGCAGGAGCTAGGGTATTTCAAATTCGGCGGATCCACTATAGTAATTGTGATTCCGCATAAAAACTTCATGTTCGATTCTGACCTTGTGAAGAACTCGTCAGAGTGTATTGAAACACTAGTCAAAGTCGGGATGAGTATCGGACACACCTCGAATGTCAACGAATTGAAGAGAGTTCGTATTAAAGTAGAAGatccaaagaaaattgaacgGATTAAAAGAACAATTAGCGTAAGCGACGAAAACGCTAGAGATGCAGGTAATGCATCATGGGAATATCATACGTTGCGGGAAATGATGAACAAAGGTTTTACGGAGCTTTGA
- the RBG2 gene encoding Rbg2p (similar to Saccharomyces cerevisiae RBG2 (YGR173W); ancestral locus Anc_5.178), translating to MGVIDKIKAIEEEMARTQKNKATEHHLGLLKGKLARYRQQLLADEAGSGGGGGSGFEVAKSGDARAVLIGYPSVGKSSLLGKITTTKSEIAHYAFTTLTSVPGVLKYQGAEIQIVDLPGIIYGASQGKGRGRQVVATARTADLVLMVLDATKSEHQRASLEQELENVGIRLNKEKPNIYYKKKETGGVKVTFASPPKNNLTEQAIKMILRDYRIHNAEVLVRDDECTIDDFIDVINEQHRNYVKCLYVYNKIDAVSLEEVDKLAREPNTVVMSCEMDLGIQDVVQEIWYQLNLSRVYTKKRGIRPVFDDPLVVRNNSTIGDLCHGIHRDFKDKFKYALVWGSSAKHSPQKCGLNHRIDDEDVVSLFAK from the coding sequence ATGGGTGTCATTGATAAAATTAAAGCcatcgaagaagaaatggCCAGGACCCAGAAGAATAAGGCCACAGAACATCATCTGGGTCTTTTAAAGGGTAAACTGGCCAGATATAGGCAGCAACTGCTGGCAGACGAAGCTGGTAGTGGTGGCGGAGGCGGATCTGGTTTTGAAGTTGCCAAGTCAGGCGACGCCAGAGCTGTTTTGATAGGTTATCCCTCGGTGGGTAAATCCTCCTTGTTAGGTAAAATTACTACTACTAAATCTGAAATTGCCCATTATGCGTTCACAACTTTGACCTCTGTTCCTGGTGTGTTGAAGTACCAAGGTGCTGAAATCCAAATCGTGGATCTTCCAGGTATTATTTACGGTGCCTCGCAAGGTAAAGGTCGTGGTAGACAAGTTGTCGCAACCGCAAGAACGGCCGACCTAGTGTTGATGGTTTTAGATGCAACAAAAAGTGAACACCAGCGTGCATCTCTGGAACaggaattggaaaatgtaGGGATCAGGCTGAATAAGGAGAAACCGAATATTTAttataagaaaaaggaaactggTGGTGTCAAAGTTACATTTGCCTCTCCTCCAAAGAACAATTTAACTGAACAAGCAATCAAAATGATCTTGAGGGATTATCGTATCCACAATGCCGAAGTTCTAGTGAGGGATGACGAATGTACTATAGATGATTTTATTGATGTTATTAACGAACAACATAGAAATTATGTCAAATGTCTTTATGTTTACAATAAGATCGATGCAGTATCATTAGAAGAAGTAGATAAACTAGCCCGAGAACCAAACACTGTAGTTATGTCCTGCGAAATGGATTTGGGAATACAAGATGTCGTTCAAGAGATTTGGTATCAATTGAATTTGAGCCGTGTgtatacaaaaaaaagaggtaTTAGGCCAGTGTTCGATGACCCTTTAGTGGTAAGGAACAATTCAACTATTGGTGATCTGTGTCATGGTATCCACAGAGATTTTAAGGATAAGTTCAAATATGCATTGGTTTGGGGCTCTTCTGCCAAACATTCTCCTCAGAAGTGCGGATTAAATCACAGgattgatgatgaagatgtagTTTCTTTATTTGCGAAGTGA
- the PUS6 gene encoding pseudouridine synthase PUS6 (similar to Saccharomyces cerevisiae PUS6 (YGR169C); ancestral locus Anc_5.171), with amino-acid sequence MSTLKMIEVYTQNGLRKVRPYYNKRSAFVKGRWLGKSLIDVLATEFRLRSRAYYLAQIEKGTYKLIRDGVPLVPSHLMTVTIKNHDVLETTAHKHEPPVKQWCSQSMEADDSAGRIAGFDIVFEDETILVIDKPSGIPIHPTGQFYQNTITEVLKSHGVNVLPCYRLDKITSGLLILAKNSQSAGEIQKNIRSRDMSKYYLARVKGKFPHSESILNNDNAVDSIFADTSNITIESSPIYSIDPKRQFPAGLSASRDAITKFYPIRYISHADETVVACKPTTGRTHQIRIHLARLGHPIVNDSVYCSYVTRYPERLKFIIQFPRWEDQRDLSTEKLRTIFQKFIEETKNNCQTMKTLCSECDTIELKDPLPSDLELWLHAWRYEDTEGKFKFETNLPSWVH; translated from the coding sequence ATGTCAACCCTCAAAATGATAGAAGTATATACGCAGAATGGACTAAGAAAAGTACGTCCCTATTACAACAAAAGATCAGCCTTTGTGAAGGGGCGCTGGTTGGGAAAGTCACTAATAGACGTCCTTGCCACTGAATTTAGACTGCGCTCAAGAGCATATTATCTGGCGCAGATAGAGAAAGGCACGTATAAGTTGATCCGAGACGGTGTACCGCTGGTACCGAGTCACCTCATGACCGTCACGATTAAGAATCATGATGTTTTAGAAACAACTGCGCATAAGCATGAACCACCGGTAAAACAATGGTGTAGTCAGTCAATGGAAGCTGATGATTCAGCAGGGAGGATAGCGGGTTTTGATAttgtatttgaagatgaaactATTCTGGTCATTGATAAGCCCAGCGGCATACCTATACACCCGACTGGTCAGTTCTATCAAAACACAATTACTGAAGTGCTGAAATCACATGGAGTAAATGTTCTTCCTTGTTACCGACTAGACAAGATCACCTCAGGTTTATTGATATTAGCGAAAAACAGTCAGAGCGCAGGGGAAATTCAGAAGAACATTCGTTCAAGAGACATGAGTAAATATTACCTGGCAAGAGTCAAGGGGAAATTCCCTCATTCAGAATCAATACTGAACAATGATAACGCTGTGGATTCCATTTTCGCAGACACTTCCAATATTACGATAGAAAGCTCGCCCATATATTCTATCGATCCAAAGAGGCAATTTCCTGCCGGTTTATCGGCGTCGAGGGATGCTATTACCAAGTTCTATCCCATAAGGTACATCTCCCACGCTGATGAAACGGTTGTTGCCTGTAAGCCAACAACCGGGAGAACACATCAAATTCGAATCCATCTAGCCAGACTTGGTCATCCCATCGTCAACGATAGTGTTTACTGTTCGTACGTTACCAGATATCCCGAAAGACTAAAGTTTATAATACAGTTTCCTAGATGGGAAGATCAACGGGACCTAAGCACCGAAAAGTTGAGAAcgatatttcaaaaattcattgaagagACTAAAAATAATTGTCAGACCATGAAAACACTCTGTTCTGAATGCGATACTATCGAATTAAAGGACCCTTTGCCGTCAGATTTGGAGTTGTGGCTACATGCTTGGAGATATGAGGACACCGAAGGGAAGTTTAAGTTTGAAACAAACCTACCAAGCTGGGTACACTGA
- the ERG1 gene encoding squalene monooxygenase (similar to Saccharomyces cerevisiae ERG1 (YGR175C); ancestral locus Anc_5.185) produces MSAINVAPELINADNTITYDAIVIGAGVIGPCVATGLARKGKKVLIVERDWAMPDRIVGELMQPGGVRALRSLGMVQSINNIEAYPVTGYSVFYNGEQVDIPYPYKADISKVEKLKDLVKDGNDKVLEDSTIHIKDYEDDERERGVAFVHGRFLNNLRSITAQEPNVTRVQGNCIDILKDDKNEVVGAKIDIDGRGKVEFKAHLTFVCDGIFSRFRKELHPDHVPTVGSSFVGMSLFNAKNPAPMHGHVILGSEHMPILVYQISPEETRILCAYNSPKVPADIKSWMVKDVQPFIPKSLRPSFDDAVSQGKFRAMPNSYLPARQNDVTGMCVIGDALNMRHPLTGGGMTVGLHDVVLLIKKIGDLDFSDREKVLDELLDYHFERKSYDSVINVLSVALYSLFAADTDNLKALQKGCFKYFQRGGDCVNKPVEFLSGVLPKPLQLTRVFFAVAFYTIYLNMEERGFLGLPMALLEGIMILITAIRVFTPFLFGELIG; encoded by the coding sequence ATGTCTGCTATTAACGTTGCACCTGAATTGATTAATGCCGATAACACAATTACCTACGACGCTATTGTCATCGGTGCTGGTGTTATCGGTCCATGTGTCGCTACTGGTCTAGCAAGGAAGGGTAAGAAAGTCCTTATCGTTGAGCGTGACTGGGCTATGCCTGACAGAATTGTCGGTGAATTGATGCAACCTGGTGGTGTTAGAGCTTTGAGAAGTTTGGGGATGGTTCAATCCATCAACAACATCGAAGCATACCCTGTTACCGGTTACTCCGTTTTCTACAACGGCGAACAAGTCGACATTCCATATCCTTACAAGGCCGACATTTCTAAGGTtgagaaattgaaggacTTGGTCAAAGACGGTAACGACAAGGTCTTAGAAGATAGCACCATTCACATCAAGGATTACgaggatgatgaaagagaaagaggtGTTGCTTTTGTTCACGGTAGATTCTTGAATAACTTGAGAAGTATCACTGCTCAAGAGCCAAACGTTACCAGAGTACAAGGTAATTGTATTGACATTTTGAAAGACGACAAAAACGAGGTTGTAGGTGCCAAAATCGACATCGATGGTCGTGGTAAGGTCGAATTCAAGGCCCACTTGACCTTTGTTTGTGACGGTATCTTTTCCCGTTTCAGGAAAGAATTGCATCCGGACCACGTTCCCACCGTTGGTTCCTCCTTTGTTGGTATGTCTTTGTTCAACGCTAAGAACCCTGCTCCCATGCATGGCCACGTTATCCTAGGTAGCGAGCACATGCCAATCTTGGTTTATCAAATCAGCCCAGAGGAAACAAGAATCCTTTGTGCCTACAACTCTCCAAAGGTGCCAGCAGACATCAAGAGCTGGATGGTTAAGGATGTCCAACCTTTCATTCCAAAGAGTCTACGTCCCTCATTTGACGACGCCGTCAGCCAAGGTAAATTTAGAGCCATGCCAAACTCCTATTTGCCAGCTAGACAAAACGATGTCACTGGTATGTGTGTTATCGGTGATGCCCTAAACATGAGACACCCATTGACCGGTGGTGGTATGACCGTTGGTTTGCATGACGTTGTCTTGctgatcaagaaaattggcGATCTAGATTTTAGTGACCGTGAAAAGGTCTTGGATGAATTGCTAGACTACCATTTCGAGAGAAAGAGCTACGATTCTGTCATTAACGTCTTATCTGTGGCTTTGTACTCATTATTTGCCGCTGATACTGATAATCTAAAGGCTCTTCAAAAGGGctgtttcaaatatttccaaaGGGGTGGTGACTGTGTCAATAAGCCCGTTGAATTTTTGTCCGGTGTCTTACCAAAGCCTTTGCAATTGACCAGGGTATTCTTCGCTGTCGCTTTTTACACCATTTATCTGAACATGGAAGAGCGTGGTTTCTTAGGGTTGCCAATGGCTTTATTGGAAGGTATCATGATCTTGATCACAGCTATTAGAGTATTCACTCCATTTTTGTTTGGTGAATTGATCGGTTAA